The sequence TCTTTCTACAAGGCTGTGTAGTTCTGGGTCTAACTTCCATCAAACAGAGGGCTGATCGGCGGTTGATCCGGGGTGTCCGACCGCTGCGGATTAGCTAGTGATGGCCGATCCTGAAGTTAGATCCGGCTCCTTGATTACAGGACAGCAGTCAGAGACCTTTATCTGTCGCCCCAAAGTCGAGTTTTTAACTTAATATATGACATAACCAAACACACAAAACAATTTGTcaaaaattgatttaaaaaacTGTATTAAGCACAGTACAGATCAGCAGTGAGGGGCAAACGCTTGGCACCTGACAGAGGGGCACATTCTGTCCTCATTTGTAACTTGCAGTCTCCATGTATACAGCGCCGGCCTGCTCGGATCACTCTCGTCCTGGGGTCCTTTCATTATGGCAATGTGAGCAGCAGTATCAGTACAATAAAGAGAACAACCACCAGGGCGGCGATGGCACACCACTGACGCCGATCTGAGGAAGAGAGAGATTCCTGCCATTATTCAGGAGGACATCCCACACGGGCTAGAAGAAATAACGTGGATTGTAAAAGGTGCAGCCGCTGCTCCACTGGATCGCACTGGGTGCCCAGtaatgtgaggagacccgtcatgcATCCTAGTCCGGTACGGACATTGGTGGAGCGACGCCTGCCCCATAATCAAGTTCTGACGGGGGGGAAAGGAGTCCAAAAATGAACCTTCCCTCTGAATGTCCAGATGTTTAAACCCACCTGTGGCACTGGAATGACTCCAAGCTGTCCTTTAACACTGGCGTGTatgatgtttaaaggggttctccgggctttttctattaatgacctatcctcaggaccggcgggaacccccgccgatcagctgtatgaggagacaacgCGCGTAGTGCGCACATGCAGTCTCCCTTCCTGTCTGCTGCTCCATAGACATACAGTAGCGGGCAGGAAGAGAGATGGCACGAGCGCACTGTCACcttgtgccaggtgtcggacccccgccgatctgatattgatgacctatcctgaggacaggtcatcaatagaaaaagcccggagaacccctttatggCCCTATCAGGCTATATACAATAATTAAAAGCAGCCATCCCCCCCGGCCCTGGATTCTTACCGCTGGTCATATGCGACACTTTGGCCATCCTCTTGAGGACTGTGTCCATGCGACTATGGGTATTATCCATCTCGTAGGAAAACTGATCAAGCATCCTGAGTATGAGAGGCGACAAATGTATAATACGCACagcacacgcacatacacatacACGGACCTATAGACGGAGTGTACCCAGGGACTCACACAGCCTGCTCGTCCAATTCATCGCCAATCTTCCCAGACATATTCTTCAGAACCCGGATACTGCCCGATACCAACTCCAGATTCGCGTCCTGGTCATTTATAATCAACTGGAGAAGCAATAGAGACAGGTCTATTCAGTCAGCAGGTGGCGCTCTGTTCACATCAATGTGCCTGGAAGGGTTCCTGATGCCACCACAGTGGGAGAACCTATAGCTCTACCTGTAAGGTGCAACCCGTCCGACATCTATAGTCATTGCCAGGCTCCTTCATTGTAAGGCGGGTAGGgcaccatacctcccaacttttgaaaagaaggaaAAGGGACTGTATGTGCGGCGCACGAAGCACATCCCGACCAATTTTTAccacactaggccacgcctctaactccgcccaaaacataactaaacacctaatcccacccagtgccctaaatgccaccacacagtagttatgccagcattgtgcctccttcacagttatATGCCCGGCTGtggccccccctcacagtaatatgcccggctgtggcccccccctcacagtaatatgcccggctgtggcccccccctcacagtaatatgcccggctgtggcccccccctcacagtaatatgcccggctgtggccccccccctcacagtaatatgcccggctgtggccccccccccctcacagtaatatgcccggcTGTGGCCCCCCccgctcacagtaatatgcccggcTGTGGCCCCCCccgctcacagtaatatgcccggctgtggcccccccccgctcacagtaatatgcccggctgtggcccccccccctcacagtaatatgcccggctgtggccccccccctcacagtaatatgcccggctgtggccccccctcacagtaatatgcccggctgtggccccccccctcacagtaatatgcccggctgtggccccccctcacagtaatatgcccggctgtggccccccccctcacagtaatatgcccggctgtggcccccccctcacagtaatatgcccggctgtggccccccctcacagtaatatgcccggctgtggccccccctcacagtaatatgcccggctgtggccccccctcacagtaatatgcccggctgtggccccccctcacagtaatatgcccggctgtggccccttcacaggcaGGAGGTTGAAACTTCTAGgatttattttatctttattcTCGTTTGACACTTGACCCCATCTGATCAGGACCTGCATAGTTTGGTTATTAAGGGGCACTCAGTCAGGGCACAGAAAAATGGCACGCTGCCCACACCGCTCCGCCTGCAGAGGGGAGACTTACATAAGATACACATACCACAGGAGTCAGAATGAGGGGGGTTTTCTGCTCcccgattaaagggaacctgtcacctcaaaaacgcatataaaaccgccagcattacctcatagtagcccccagtctgttcaCAATCATATGTTTGATCCGGGAGCAATCAGCGCTATCCTGCCAGTCATCTCGAAGTCCAGGTAAGCGCGCCCCCTAACAGTCCCCTCTCTCgttagattgacagcctgcagtgcagcCGGGATCGCatgagtctcgcgcatgcgcgatgtGCTCCTTGGTTAAGTGCGATCCTGTCCCCGGCCGCCGCCGTTAGCCGGGTTTCagcggcgcactgcgcatgtgcaagaGTTATGCGATTccggccgcactgcaggctgtcaatctaacgagagaggggacggttagggggcgcGCTTACCTGGACTTCGAGCTGACTGGCAAGATGGCgcttaaaacattgttttttgaaCCCATGGAGCATCAGATTACCGGATCAAACATAGGATTatgaacagactgggggctactttgaggtaatgctggcggttttatatgcgtttttcAGGGGACGTTCAGTCTGCCTAGGACATCGAATAAATCCATGGGCGGACTGGGAAcgtaaagtggccccatgttgtaggtgtgtGTCCAACACAGGTAGaatacagccccagcagaaccaaactgcACAGCGCAACGCAAAATACTgcctcctgaggacagcgatacagttgagTTCACGCGGGTTCCTGCGGCcgttggccaggtgcataagtacctaacgctcctagcattaattaatataCTCAGCCGGCAGCCGTGAGGAGGCCtctggtggccccctgggcatcggtccCCCGGGAAAATTCCCTTTAggctctatggccagtccgcctctGCGTAGATCCCCCTCTACAAGCTCTAGCACTGGATACATCGCTGGCCCCTATAGATGACAATGGAGGGAGGACCTGTTGCTGTGCTTGTTGCTCTTCAATGTAGCGGGAGTTTCCCGAGATGATCTCATCGTCCAACCGTGAGAAGCGATCGGAGGTCAGGGGGTGAGAGATGCCCAACGCCTGAGAGTGGAGAGACCAGAGGTGACGAGTGCAGAACATACACTATGACTCACCGTGGAAGTGATGACGTCACCGGGGGGTTCCTCTTACCTCTCTGTTCTTTCGGTCTGTGAAGTTCTGAGCTCTGGGACTGGAGATGTGATCCCTCATTTCCTAAAAATACACACGTTACGTACAGGGGGACAGAGAGACAGACCTGGAGATGCCACAACTGTGCCCACTGCTTCTAGTCAGACATAGTTAAAGGTTTTTTTGGGCCAAAAATGAAAGTAAAACTTGGggttgttaaaaaagaaaaagtccTGAGGCAGATCTGAAAGTGATGACATGCTATTCCCACTCACATGACGGCTGCAGCCACCACTGGCCTCTGCAAACGTGAGCAAGAACTGCATGTGACTGCCAAGGACCAACATTCGTGCCGTTCTCGCACACGTGACCGCTAAGGCCGGGAACAGCGCATCATCACTTCCAGTCCGGCAAGCAACAGAGCCGCAGTGCTGAATCAGCAGGACCTTTATATGCGAGCGACTCACTGCCCTACCCCCCTCCTGcttaattttttaaaggggtattcccgccttaagggtccattcacacatccgtagaatggatccgcatccgttccgcaattctgcggaacgggtgcggacccattcattctcaatggtgatggaaaggatgcggacagcacacattgtgctgtccgcatccgcatttccggtccagggctcccaaaaaaaaatagaacatgtcctatttcttgtccgcaatagtagcttctaggtgcaacgggggcgttgctgttgcaCCTAGACCTCTATACAACTGcagcgccctctccactttgattgacagggccaggcagtaaaaGCATCatctgtcaattaaagtgcagagaaTGAGGaaactgcagagagagcagagccgctaagggctcatgcacacgaccgttgttttgcggtccgtttttcactgatccgttgttccgtatctgagggttttttttctctgatttaagtcctcttccattccgttattgcacaaaacatatctgtatggtttccgtatttgatttaatcgtttttttgcggatcatatACAGaagcagtaacttattaatcaccaaacacgtgAGCAATACGGGCTGGGcaaagcatttctacagtatggatccgcaaaatacggatgtgttccgtattttttgcagacccattaacttgaatgagaCCTCGGACTGCGATTTgcgaataataggacatgcactaattttttgcggaacggccctgcggacaaacggaaacggaatgcacacagagtaccttctgtattttctacagccccattgaagtaaatggttctgcgaacagaagcggaaagaaaatacattcgtgtgcatgagccccaagtgtaatggcaacgcccccgttgcacctagaagctcatttgcatatattaaaacatcattattcttagtaatgcggacacataggaacatgggaccaacacagacgccttcagctgccaagcgcacatgtaacaggtcagccagtgtcagagGTACAAACCTTCTGACAGATGACCTTTAATACggctggaataccccttaaaaaaaattaagcaggaggtgggtgggacagtaaaaaaaaaataaagagtcaTATAAAGGTCCTGCTGATTCCGCACTGCAGCTCCTGTACTTGTCAGACCGGAAGTGATGCTGTGCTGTTCCCTCAGGTCACCGCTGCGGTCAGTCACATGTGCAAGAACGGTATGAGTGTTGGCCCTTGGCAGTCAAATGCCCACATGGTCGCTGaggccagtggttggctgcagcagtcatgtatgTGGGAACAGCGCGTCATCACTTCAGATGCCCTTTAGAAAGATTTCCTATGATCTGCAAATGGTCTAAATATAAAAGAGCTTATACTGACCTCACCGATGACATTCCAAAGGGACCCCGCTAGAATCCACTCCCCGCAGATGTCATGACACAGCAGGAAATGGCTGGGAATGctgttcagccaatcactggctgcagcaatgacccgcctcagcctgtgattggctgagcgGCATTCCCTGCTGTGTCGTGACGAGAGCAGGAAGTGAATCACAGCGGTAACCTGGGTACTGTAGTAATAGCAGTGGATTGTCAAGGTGAGTACCTCCTTTATTTGCAGCCCATAGGAATAATTTTTTTATGGCTGGAAAAAGGTCACTACTAATAGAGCTGCCATGACTGCTCCTCCAAGGAGTCGCCTCCCAACTTTTTCACAATCCTGAAAGGCAAATCAGTGAGATGAAGTCATACATCCCGGTACCCACAACATtagccaggaaagctgggtgacaactctAGTGGGGCCCGAACTAATGTGATCCTGGAGATATCCTATAATAAATGAAATATCCTGATAACAGGGACCCCGCCAGGgtgatttgcccaaaaaaaaaaaaaagggtagcggtcaacccctttaatgaatggaCTGGGCTACAGACGCAGGAGGTAATATCGGAGAGCCGATACACAATGCTTAGATGTCACCTTTAAGGAACTCCGCGTCTTCTCCACAAAGTCTCGCCTCTCGGTCAGTTCGACCTCCGATATCTTAAACTTCTTCTGGTTTGATTCGACGATGCCCAAGAAAGGAGTGAAGGAAACAACAGAATACGATTCAGACAGGGAGTGTTGGGAAATGGGGAGCACTGGGGTGACAAGGAGAAGGCCTCCGCCGTGTTAGGATACTGATCGTCTCCTCCAAGTCCTCCAGGTCCCATTCGATGCTTCTCAGGGAATTCCGAAGTTCGTTGGTTGTCCAATCGAATTCTTCCGCACTGGTCACGTGACTCTCCTGCAGGAGTTCGCACCATCGCTGGTATAGACCCCGGCTGGTGTTGAGGGCCTTCTGCACCTCCCTGAGGAATacacatggtgggggggggggggggagaagaaagAAGTGAGGAGCTGCTCCGAAATATGGTGATCGCGACAATAGAAGAAAGAGatgatcactagtgttgagcgaacttgtggtttaagttcggcgtctaaagttcggcttatcgaagaatcccgatatggattcccaattccgttgtggtccgtggtagcggaatcaataatgcgattcttcgataacccgaatccgaactttagacgccaaacacTAATGATCACCTGACTGCACTGGGTAACAGGGTGTtaggaaatgctgggagttgtagtactgcaacagctggagagccagtgCTGTAACCAATGGTAGTGGGGACCTTACGTTTATAGGGGCGATTGGCACCCCCATAATATTTCCTGCCCTAAAGGCTAATATTTTTGCATACAGGAAGCCCGTCCCATTCTGTGCCCCCTATATAAATCATGTTTCATGTCCTCACCATTTTCCAAATGtctgcttgctgccagtgaaTGGGAACGGcataaagtcacacatttttTAAGTGTTTTATTCTACCTTTGTGACGTCAAAAGGTCGCGTATTATAGCATACACCATATATGAGACTTTTAAATGTTTACCGCTGGATGGAGATaactggaataaccctttaatggcCATGTGACACCTGCAATATGACATCCgggccccccgccgatcagctggtgctcctgtgagctcgccaagcacagcgctgtacatcgtatagtggctgtgcttggtattgcagctgagcgccattcacttctatgggcctgagcTGTGCCTGGCCAATGAATGCGACGTCCcagcgagaaggccgtggtgctactGCCTTCTAtagcagattggcgggggtctcggacccccatcgatcagatactgatgacctatccagtagtaaaatcttggaaaacccctttaactttgtctacatgacgctatttgctgaagtgagacaaccccatcAATGACGTTGAAttcagttatggattccgctactacGGACTGTAAGTTATGGTCCGAGGTAGCGGAATCCatgatggaattcttagataacccaaacttgtgtttcaagttcgcttAACGCCAGTCATCACCTTCTGGAAAGGTAATCCGCCATCCAACACACTGAGTGCGGTACCTGAGgtgggggcggagcatgacaaaGACTCTCTTCCAGTGTCATGCTCCTCCCCCTCAGGTCCCACCCAAGGCATCACACAGTTTTTTACCCAGTGCCAAACTTTAGTGCCCCCCTTCCAAAAAAGGACAAACGGAGTCGCCACAGACCACGTGACGTGGACACTCACCCCCGGACCACGGAAAACGGATCCTCCACAGACATGGCGGGCGACCTCTTCTCAGCTCTCGTGCCGCTTGGTCTCTACACTAAATGCTAGGACTTTACTATCTAGACATGGAGCATGGCCGCCCATTAAACGCGCCCTCCCTAATATATCTGCATGCACAGGCAACAAGGGGTTAAAATAGCTTCAGAACGGTAAGTCTCTTACTTAGTAACCTTTGGGGCAGCTTAGACATATGATGTAAACAGTGCCCCTCCCCCCAGCCCTGTGTATGACAGCTCAGGCACAGCACTGCTCTGGGGTCCCTCTGCCTTCTCCCTCTCCTGTCGCTCAGAAACTCTCCCCGGCTCGTCTCACTTGTCAACCTTCCTTCTTCCCACCCACAGACTCCACTTTCCACGTGTTTCCGGCTCTGCCCGCTGAGGATCACGGGAGTTGTAGTATCCCGCAGTCACCAAGCAGTCAGCTGCCCCGCCCACTAAGCTCCGCCTATGCCTACCTCGCGTAGGCTTTCCCGCCCTCTATACTCATGCCACGCCCACTATACTCAGGCCCCGCCCTATATACCCAGTCCAGAGATGACGAGTGCAGAACATACACTATGACTCACCGTGGAAGTGATGACGTCACGGGGGGTTCCTCTTACCTCTCTGTTCTTTCGGTCTGTGAAGTTCTGAGATCTGGGACTCATTTCCGAAAAATACACAGGGGGGCAGAGAGACAGACCTGGAGATGCCAGGACAGTGCCCACTGCTTCTAGTCAGACATACTAaaggtttttagtttttttttgccaaaaatgaaaGTAAAACAGAGGCGGGCGGCCTGgggttgtttaaaaaaaaaaaaaaaaaaagtcacgagGCAGATCTGAAAGGGTAAAGGTTAATACTATACTCCGTAAGGACCTCCTGACGTCACAATATCACGTGACATCCCTAGGTCAAGGCTGACTGCAGAGAGGGAGAAAATCAGGGATGGAGGCTCAGAGAGTCTGCTGGTGAGGGGGATGTGaccactgggggggctgctgtatgagattatatactgggggggctgctgtgtgagattatatactggggggctgctgtgtgagattatatactggggggctgctgtgtgagattatatactgggggggctgctgtgtgagattatatactgggggggggctgctgtgtgagattatatactggggggctgctgtgtgagattatatactggggggctgctgtgtgagattatatattgggggggctgctgtgtgagattatatactggggggctgctgtgtgagattatatactgggggggctgctgtgtgagattatatactgggttgctgctgtgtgagattatatactggggggctgctgcgtgagattatatactggggggctgctgcgtgagattatatactggggggctgctgcgtgagattatatactggggggctgctgcgtgagattatatactggggggctgctgtgtgagattatatactggggggctgctgtgtgagattatatactggggggctgctgcgtgagattatatactggggggctgctgtgtgagattatatactgggggggctgctgtgtgagattatatactgggggtctgctgtgtgagattatatactgggggggctgctgtgtgagattatatactggggggctgctgtgtgagattatatactgggggggctgctgtgtgagattatatactggggggctgctgtgtgagattatatactgggggggctgctgtgtgagattatatactggggggctgctgtgtgagattatatactggggggctgctgtgtgagattatatactggggggctgctgtgtgagattatatactggggggctgctgtgtgagattatatactggacgggggctgctgtgtgagattatatactggggggctgctgtgtgagattatatactgggggggctgctgtgtgagattatatactgggggggctgctgtgtgagattatatactggggggctgctgtgtgagattatatactgggggggctgctgtgtgagattatatactgggggggctgctgtgtgagattatatactgggggggctgctgtgtgagattatatactgggggggctgctgtgtgagattatatactgggggggctgctgtgtgagattatatactgaggGGGCTGCtgcgtgagattatatactggggggctgctgcgtgagattatatactgggggctgctgcgtgagattatatactggggggctgctgtgtgagattatatactggggggctgctgctgtgtgaggttatatactggggggctgctgtgtgagattatatactggggggacgGCTGTGTGAGAATTTATACTGGGGggcggctgctgtgtgagattatatactggggggctgctgtgtgagattatatactggggggcggctgctgtgtgagattatatactgggggctgctgtgtgagattatatactggggggctgctgtgtgagattatatactggggggctgctgtgtgagattatatactgggggctgctgtgtgagattatatactggggggggcggctgtgtgagattatatactgggggggcggctgtgtgacattatatactggggggctgctgtgtgagattatatactgggggggcggctgtgtgagattatatactggggggctgctgtgtgagattatatactggggggctgctgtgtgagattatatactggggggctgcagtgtgagattatatactgggggggccgggggggcctgtgtgagattatatactggggggggctgtgtgagattatatactggggggggctgtgtgagattatatactgggggggcggctgtgtgagattatatactgggggggccgggggggcctgtgtgagattatatactggggggggctgtgtgagattatatactgggggggcggctgtgtgagattatatactggggggggctgtgtgagattatatactggggggctgctgtgtgacattatatactgggggggcggctgtgcgagattatatactgggggggcggctgtgcgagattatatactggggggggcggctgtgtgggattatatactgggggggctgctgtgtgggattatatactgggggggctgctgtgtgagattatatactgggggggcggctgtgtgagattatatactgggggggcggctgtgtgagattatatactgggggggcggctgtgtgaga is a genomic window of Bufo bufo chromosome 1, aBufBuf1.1, whole genome shotgun sequence containing:
- the STX10 gene encoding syntaxin-10 produces the protein MSVEDPFSVVRGEVQKALNTSRGLYQRWCELLQESHVTSAEEFDWTTNELRNSLRSIEWDLEDLEETISIVESNQKKFKISEVELTERRDFVEKTRSSLKEMRDHISSPRAQNFTDRKNREALGISHPLTSDRFSRLDDEIISGNSRYIEEQQAQQQLIINDQDANLELVSGSIRVLKNMSGKIGDELDEQAVMLDQFSYEMDNTHSRMDTVLKRMAKVSHMTSDRRQWCAIAALVVVLFIVLILLLTLP